A single window of Pseudoduganella plicata DNA harbors:
- a CDS encoding SMP-30/gluconolactonase/LRE family protein translates to MNAQAIAPECIWPVGAKLGEGPVWHADEGVLYFVDIKGRKLHRCGPDGGNRETFDMPDETGFALPVRGGGLICGLPGQLVHYDPARATFKPVLTLEDQLPGNRMNDASVAPDGALWFGSMDNAEEAPTGALYRFDGALRRHDHGYVITNGPAFSPDRRTFYHTDTLQKRVYAFDVDAAGALSNRRTFVEIAGSGYPDGTSVDADGCVWVALFGGGRVERYSPAGELLDFVVFPCPNVTKIAFGGPDLRTAFATTAWKGMSDEERGRHPLAGALFAFRVPVPGLPAHQYIMDKFA, encoded by the coding sequence ATGAACGCCCAGGCGATCGCGCCAGAATGCATCTGGCCCGTCGGCGCCAAGCTGGGCGAAGGCCCGGTCTGGCATGCGGACGAAGGGGTGCTGTACTTCGTCGACATCAAGGGACGCAAGCTGCACCGCTGCGGCCCCGATGGCGGCAACCGCGAGACGTTCGACATGCCGGACGAAACGGGCTTCGCACTGCCGGTGCGCGGCGGCGGCCTGATTTGCGGCCTGCCTGGCCAGCTGGTACATTACGACCCGGCGCGCGCCACGTTCAAGCCCGTGCTGACGCTGGAAGATCAGCTGCCGGGCAACCGCATGAACGACGCCAGCGTGGCCCCGGACGGCGCGCTGTGGTTCGGCTCCATGGACAACGCCGAGGAAGCGCCGACCGGCGCCCTGTACCGTTTCGACGGCGCGCTGCGCCGCCATGACCACGGCTACGTCATCACCAATGGTCCGGCATTCAGCCCGGATCGCAGGACCTTCTACCACACGGACACGCTGCAGAAACGCGTCTACGCGTTCGACGTCGATGCCGCCGGCGCCCTGTCGAACCGCCGCACGTTCGTCGAAATCGCCGGCAGCGGCTACCCGGACGGCACCAGCGTGGATGCCGACGGCTGCGTGTGGGTCGCGCTGTTCGGCGGCGGCCGCGTGGAGCGTTACTCGCCCGCCGGCGAGCTGCTCGACTTCGTCGTGTTCCCGTGCCCGAACGTGACGAAGATCGCGTTCGGCGGCCCGGACCTGCGCACGGCCTTTGCCACCACCGCCTGGAAAGGCATGAGCGACGAGGAACGCGGGCGCCACCCGCTGGCCGGCGCGCTGTTCGCCTTCCGCGTGCCCGTGCCCGGCCTGCCGGCGCATCAATACATCATGGACAAATTCGCATGA
- a CDS encoding SDR family NAD(P)-dependent oxidoreductase translates to MVYATYPDLAGKRVVVTGGGTGIGSAIVDAFARQGAQVVFLDIADEASHALATGLAGAEGVGHVPRFIHCDLTDLDAVGRTFAQIADEIGPVEILINNAANDHRHKVHEVTPQYWNDSLAVNLRHQFFCAQAVAGGMKAAGGGVILNFGSISWHLALDSLSLYMTAKAAIEGMTRGLARDLGGDGIRVNTIIPGSIRTPRQMALWHSPEDEANILAAQCLHERVETEDVAALTLFLASNNARRCSGRDYFVDAGWYGA, encoded by the coding sequence ATGGTCTATGCAACCTACCCTGACCTCGCCGGCAAGCGGGTCGTCGTCACGGGCGGCGGCACCGGCATCGGTTCGGCCATCGTCGACGCGTTCGCCCGCCAGGGCGCGCAGGTCGTTTTCCTCGACATCGCCGACGAAGCGTCGCACGCGCTGGCGACTGGTCTGGCCGGCGCCGAAGGCGTGGGACACGTTCCCCGCTTCATTCACTGCGACCTGACAGACCTGGACGCCGTGGGCAGGACGTTCGCGCAGATTGCCGACGAAATCGGCCCCGTCGAAATCCTGATCAACAACGCCGCCAACGACCACCGCCACAAGGTGCACGAAGTCACGCCGCAGTACTGGAACGACAGCCTGGCCGTGAACCTGCGCCATCAGTTCTTCTGCGCGCAGGCGGTGGCCGGCGGCATGAAGGCGGCCGGCGGCGGCGTGATCCTGAACTTCGGTTCGATCTCGTGGCACCTGGCGCTCGACAGCCTGTCGCTGTACATGACTGCCAAGGCGGCCATCGAAGGCATGACGCGCGGCCTGGCGCGCGACCTCGGCGGCGACGGCATCCGCGTCAACACGATCATTCCCGGCTCCATCAGGACGCCGCGCCAGATGGCCCTGTGGCACTCGCCGGAAGACGAAGCCAATATCCTGGCCGCGCAATGCCTGCACGAGCGCGTGGAAACGGAAGACGTGGCGGCACTGACGCTGTTCCTGGCGTCGAACAACGCCCGCCGCTGCTCCGGCCGCGATTATTTTGTCGACGCGGGATGGTACGGCGCATGA
- a CDS encoding IlvD/Edd family dehydratase translates to MSAENTTRRYRSQDWFDNPDFIDMTALYLERFMNYGITPSELRSGKPIIGIAQSGSDISPCNRIHLELARRVRDGIRDAGGIPMEFPLHPIFENCRRPTAAIDRNLAYMGLVEILHGYPIDAVVLTTGCDKTTPAQIMAASTVDIPAIVLSGGPMLDGWLDGELVGSGAAIWKGRRRLAAGEIDNEKFLQIAAASAPSAGHCNTMGTASTMNAIAEALGMSLTGCSAIPAPYRERGQMAYETGRRIVELAKLDVKPSDILSRDAFLDAIVVNAAIGGSTNAQQHIIAMARHAGVELRLEDWMEYGHDVPLLLNMQPSGKYLGERFHRAGGVPAVMWELLQAGKLRADRPTVTGRTMAANLEGHESVDREMIAPFDQPLKTAAGFFVLKGNLFDFAIMKTSVISPEFRARYLSKPGQENVFECRAIVFDGSGDYHARINDPSLNIDEDCILVIRGAGPIGWPGSAEVVNMQPPDALIRRGVKNLPTLGDGRQSGTSDSPSILNASPEAAVGGGLAYIRTGDTVRIDLNAGTCDMLVDDAELARRKEEGIPPVPPSQTPWQEIYRATVGQMHTGACMELAVEYRGVANVMPRHNH, encoded by the coding sequence ATGAGCGCCGAAAACACCACCCGCCGCTACCGCTCGCAGGACTGGTTCGACAATCCCGACTTCATCGACATGACCGCGCTGTACCTGGAGCGCTTCATGAACTACGGGATCACACCGAGCGAGCTGCGCTCGGGCAAGCCGATCATCGGCATCGCCCAGTCGGGCAGCGACATCAGCCCATGCAACCGCATCCACCTGGAGCTGGCCAGGCGCGTGCGCGACGGCATCCGCGATGCGGGCGGCATTCCGATGGAATTCCCGCTGCATCCGATCTTCGAGAACTGCCGCCGCCCCACCGCCGCCATCGACCGCAACCTGGCCTATATGGGACTGGTGGAAATCCTGCACGGCTACCCCATCGACGCCGTCGTGCTGACGACCGGCTGCGACAAGACGACGCCGGCGCAGATCATGGCCGCGTCCACCGTGGACATTCCCGCCATCGTGCTGTCCGGCGGCCCGATGCTGGACGGCTGGCTCGATGGTGAACTGGTCGGTTCCGGCGCCGCCATCTGGAAGGGGCGGCGCCGCCTGGCCGCGGGCGAGATCGACAATGAGAAATTCCTGCAGATTGCCGCCGCTTCGGCGCCGTCCGCCGGGCACTGCAACACGATGGGCACGGCGTCGACGATGAACGCCATCGCCGAAGCGCTGGGCATGTCGCTGACCGGCTGCTCCGCCATTCCCGCGCCGTACCGCGAACGGGGCCAGATGGCCTACGAGACGGGCCGGCGCATCGTCGAACTGGCGAAGCTGGACGTCAAGCCATCCGATATCCTGTCGCGCGACGCGTTCCTGGATGCGATCGTCGTCAACGCGGCCATCGGCGGCTCCACCAACGCCCAGCAGCACATCATCGCCATGGCGCGCCATGCCGGCGTCGAGCTGCGGCTGGAAGACTGGATGGAATACGGCCACGACGTGCCGCTGCTGCTGAACATGCAGCCTTCGGGCAAATACCTGGGCGAGCGCTTCCACCGCGCCGGCGGCGTGCCCGCCGTGATGTGGGAGCTGCTGCAGGCCGGCAAGCTGCGCGCCGACCGCCCCACCGTCACCGGCAGGACGATGGCGGCGAACCTGGAAGGCCACGAAAGCGTCGACCGCGAGATGATCGCGCCGTTCGACCAGCCGCTGAAAACGGCTGCGGGCTTCTTTGTCCTGAAGGGCAACCTGTTCGACTTCGCGATCATGAAGACGTCCGTCATCTCGCCGGAGTTCCGCGCCCGCTACCTGTCCAAGCCCGGGCAGGAAAACGTGTTCGAATGCCGCGCCATCGTGTTCGACGGTTCCGGCGACTACCACGCCCGCATCAACGACCCGAGCCTGAACATCGACGAGGATTGCATCCTCGTCATCCGTGGCGCGGGTCCCATCGGCTGGCCCGGCTCCGCCGAAGTGGTCAACATGCAGCCGCCCGATGCGCTGATCAGGCGTGGCGTGAAGAACCTGCCGACCCTGGGCGACGGCCGCCAGTCCGGCACGTCGGACAGCCCATCGATTCTGAACGCGTCGCCGGAAGCGGCGGTGGGGGGCGGCCTGGCGTACATCCGTACCGGCGACACGGTCCGCATCGACCTGAACGCAGGCACGTGCGACATGCTGGTCGACGACGCGGAGCTGGCGCGCCGCAAGGAAGAAGGCATTCCGCCCGTACCGCCAAGCCAGACGCCGTGGCAGGAAATCTACCGTGCTACCGTGGGCCAGATGCACACGGGCGCCTGCATGGAGCTGGCCGTCGAATACCGCGGCGTCGCCAATGTCATGCCGCGGCATAATCACTAG